The following is a genomic window from Gemmatimonadaceae bacterium.
TCGGTCGACGGCGTCGGCCTCGCGGTCACCACCGACAGTTTCGTTGTCCGCCCGCTTCGATTCCCTGGCGGCTCGATCGGCGAGCTGGCGGTGAACGGAACGGTGAACGACCTCGCGATGGTCGGCGCTCGTCCGCTCGGCATCACGATCGCGATGGTATTGGAAGAGGGACTGTCCACCGACGTGCTTCGCGAAGAGGTCGCCGCCATCGCTCGCGCGGCGAACGTCGCCGGCGTGGAGATCATCGCCGGTGACACGAAGGTCGTCGAGCGCGGTCACGCGGATCGCATGTACATCTGCACGACGGGTGTCGGCCGGCGCGATCAGCGCGCCGGACTATCGCCCGCGGGGCTGCGCCCCGGCGATCGCGTCATCGTCTCGGGCTTCATCGGCGAGCACGGCATGGCCATCATGCTCGCGCGCGGCGAGTTCGAGCTCGACTCGGAGATTCTGAGCGACACACGGCCCTTGTGGCCGGCCGCCGACGCACTGCTCGACCTCGGAGGCGATCTGCGCTGCATGCGCGACGCGACGCGCGGCGGCGTCGCGACGGTGCTCAACGAGCTGGCCGTCGCGTCGAGCGTGAGCATCGTCGTCGACGAGGGCCGCGTCCCGGTTCGCTCGGCCGTCACCGGCGCCTGCGAGCTACTCGGTATGGACCCGATGTACGTCGCGAACGAAGGCACGTTCGTCGCCGTCGTTGCACCGGAGACCGCGGACCGGGCTCTGTCACTGCTCAGGCAGATCCCCGGCTCGGAAAGCGCGACGGTCATCGGTACGGTGACCACCGACGCGACCGGCATGGTGCTGGTGAACACCGCGTTCGGCGGCCGGCGCGTGATGGATCTACTGGTCGGCGATCCGCTGCCGCGGATCTGTTGACCGAGGCCGCGCCGATGCACGAGCTCGCGATCGCGGACGCGGTGGTGTCGATGCTCGCGGAACAGACCACGGGTCAACGCGTGTCGCGGGTCGGAATGCGCATCGGCCACTTGCGCCAGGTCGTCCCGTCGTCGCTCCGCTTCAGTTTCGCGCTCGTCGCGAAGGACACGCCGCTCGACGGCGCTGAGCTCGAGATCGAGCCGGTGCCGGCGGCGGTGTGGTGCGCGACGTGCGCCGTCGAGAGCGAGCCACACGCGTTCCCGCTCGTGTGCGACCGATGTCGGACGACGGACGTGCGAGTCACGAGGGGTGAGGAGATGCTGGTCGATTGGAT
Proteins encoded in this region:
- the hypE gene encoding hydrogenase expression/formation protein HypE, whose amino-acid sequence is MTATRITPANGSIVDEREREALDKIARARAVALRAPKFLDERITMAHGAGGKATASLVGGLFAPAFASPSLALLDDAGAISVDGVGLAVTTDSFVVRPLRFPGGSIGELAVNGTVNDLAMVGARPLGITIAMVLEEGLSTDVLREEVAAIARAANVAGVEIIAGDTKVVERGHADRMYICTTGVGRRDQRAGLSPAGLRPGDRVIVSGFIGEHGMAIMLARGEFELDSEILSDTRPLWPAADALLDLGGDLRCMRDATRGGVATVLNELAVASSVSIVVDEGRVPVRSAVTGACELLGMDPMYVANEGTFVAVVAPETADRALSLLRQIPGSESATVIGTVTTDATGMVLVNTAFGGRRVMDLLVGDPLPRIC
- a CDS encoding hydrogenase maturation nickel metallochaperone HypA, with product MHELAIADAVVSMLAEQTTGQRVSRVGMRIGHLRQVVPSSLRFSFALVAKDTPLDGAELEIEPVPAAVWCATCAVESEPHAFPLVCDRCRTTDVRVTRGEEMLVDWIETEE